A genome region from Conger conger chromosome 16, fConCon1.1, whole genome shotgun sequence includes the following:
- the LOC133114485 gene encoding C-reactive protein-like: MMFAFGEMGMLVATLLLSGVALSAADDLSPGTNLTGIFNRLVYTSGAGLFGKALVFPTETDNSYVTLTPQKPLELKAFTVCMNVATELKGEREVILFAYRTSRFDELNIWRELDGRYSFYLSGDGVLFEIAQLNTFKTQLCVTWESATGLSAFWVDGKRSVRKVYKRGHTIRPEGKVLLGQDPDSFLGDFDAKQSFVGEISDVNMWDYILSEGQIKALYSCSGHVPKGNILDWETTPYQIHGRVFVASAD, from the exons ATGATG TTTGCATTCGGTGAAATGGGGATGTTGGTGGCTACCCTCCTGCTCAGTGGTGTCGCTCTCTCAGCTGCTGATG ATCTGAGTCCCGGCACCAAtttaacag GTATTTTTAACCGTTTAGTTTACACCAGTGGAGCAGGTCTGTTTGGGAAAGCCCTGGTGTTTCCAACCGAGACGGACAACAGCTACGTCACACTGACTCCACAGAAGCCCCTGGAGCTTAAAGCCTTTACTGTCTGCATGAACGTGGCCACGGAGCTGAAAGGCGAGAGAGAGGTCATCCTCTTTGCTTACCGCACCAGCAGGTTTGACGAGCTCAACATCTGGCGAGAGCTGGATGGGCGCTATTCCTTCTACCTAAGTGGAGATGGCGTATTATTTGAAATAGCACAACTAAACACATTCAAGACCCAGTTGTGTGTCACATGGGAATCTGCCACAGGTCTGTCTGCATTCTGGGTGGATGGCAAGCGGAGCGTTAGGAAAGTGTACAAACGGGGACACACAATCCGACCCGAGGGTAAGGTCCTTCTAGGACAGGACCCTGAcagttttttgggggattttgaTGCAAAACAGAGTTTTGTTGGTGAAATATCTGATGTTAACATGTGGGACTATATCCTGTCTGAAGGTCAGATTAAGGCGCTGTATTCGTGCAGTGGCCATGTTCCCAAGGGCAACATTTTAGATTGGGAGACAACTCCGTATCAGATCCATGGAAGGGTATTTGTTGCATCTGCGGACTAG